TTCGATGCGATGCTTGCTCGCGGGTGGGCATGAACGTCGAACGCATCTTGAAGGCAGCGCGCTGGGGAAGTGCACTGGCGATGGCCGCAGGCTGCGGATCGGCCAGCGAGGACAGCCAGCACACGGCGACGAACGACGCCGGGCTCGACAGTTCCACTGGTGGTTACACCTGGGACGCTCCGGTGTTCGACGCCTGGGTGCCGACGGATGCGAGTTCCTGGACGCCACTGGAGCCGTATCCCGAAACGCTATCCTGCTCTGGCCCGTTCTACGATTCGGGGTTCGGTTTTCATGGCCAGTGTTGCGAGCGCGTCATCTGCGGGCCGCGAGGGGAAGAAGGCACCTGCACCCCCGCCAGCGAAGTTGGCCCCGGTTTTCCTGGGTTCCCGCCAGGCTCGGGTAGCTGCACTTGCGGTACGACGACCGGGCCGTACCTCGCACGCCCGACGGACTCTGGCCCCTGTTGCTACATCGTTCCTGCCATCGGCTGCGATGGACGACCGCTACGAGTCGCGAGTCAGTCGCGCTTGGCGCCCCTCATTCGCAGGCGCGATTGGTCCAGGACCTGATCGCGATACTCCCCGTCTCCAGCCGCAGCCTAGCGCGCGCCTAGGGCAACTGCGAAAGGAGCGTCCACAGTGGCACGACGCATGGATCGCGGCGCTCGAAGCAATCTCGCGCTACGTGCGGCAGATCCATCACGGCCTGAAAGGCATGGGCGGCGCCCGTCTGAGCTTGAAAGTGAGCCAGGTGAGGCGAGAGCACCGTTTCACTCCGCTTCACCTCCACGAGAAACCATGGCTCGCCATCGCGGATGATGGCGAAGTCGACCTCGCGCTTGGCCTTGTCGCGGAGGTAGCGGAGCTCGAAGTCTCCCAGGCCGAGGTCAGTCCAAGTTTGAACGGCCTTGAGCAAGTGGCATGCAGTCAGCGTCTCGGCGCGCGGGCCAGGTTCTTTGACCATCGACCAGTCCGTCAAGAACCAGCGCGGTTCCTTGCGCAGCGCCTTCTTGACGTTGCGGAACCAAGGGCGCACCGAAAAGCCGAGGTACATCGCGGAGAGCGTGGAAATCCAACGCCGAATGGAGTCGACCGAGGCGTCCAGATCGCGCGCAAGCGACGCGTAGTTGAGCTGGGTAGCAGAGCTGTTGGAGAGCAGCTCGACCAGGGTCGCAACTCGGTCGATGTCGGCGATTTGCGTAAGGTCGCGAAGGTCGTGCCGCACCAGCTGTTCTGTGCGCAGGCGACGCCAACGTCGGGAAAACGCTGGGTCGGCGTGGAGGAAGGGTTCTGGAAAGCCGCCATGCTCCTGAAGGGCCATCAGCTTCGCGCTCGGTAGTCTAGCGGGCGGCGCCACCAGCATGGCGCTCTCGGGAGGCGTCGTGCGGACCAACTCACCGACGGACAGGGGATGCATGCGATACAGGAAGTACCTGCCCATCAGGCTGTCGCCACCTCTGCGGAAGATGTCGAATCGGCTGCTCCCCGTCACGATCACGCGACAGCGATCTCCGAACTTGTCAAAGAACCCCTTGAGGAACACCCGCCATCGACGGTGCTTGTGGAGCTCATCGAAAACGACCACCGGTGCCGCATCGGACAGTCGTTCTAGGGCGAGTACGGAGGCGACCTGCGCTGGCCCTTTCAGGATGTTGCGGCGATCATCCGTGTCGTCCCAGCTCAAGTAGTGGCTACCCTGGGCTCGACAGGTCGTGGTCTTGCCGACCTGCCGGGCGCCAGTCACAAACGCCATCTGCCTCAGGTTCTGCAGATGCGCTTGCAGCATGCCGTCATAGAGCCTGCCGAAGGGCCGGACCATCTTACGGACTATCGTATCATGGTCCGGACCATTTTACGATGCTACCGATTCTGGTCCCACTTGAGGCGCCCGGCGCGGCTCCGGCGAATCCGCTGTTTACTCGTATTTGCTGGAATCTCTTCACGACTGAGCGCGTTTCTGCGAATCGCCCACGCCACGGCTGATTATCACCCGCTCGCGCAGCAGCTGGTGGCCTGACTCGAAGCACGCCGCCGGTCTGAGAGCGGTGGTGGGCACGTCGCGTGCGGCAGAAGCTCCCGCGCCGAGCCAGCCCGCACGCCGACCTGGCCCGAGCCTCGAGTCATCCCGCGACTGCCGCGAGCAATGACTCCGTCAGCTCCGCCAATGCCGCGCGAGATTTCGGCACTGTCGTCGGAACGCTGACCCGAAGCTGCACGAGCCCCAGATACGTGGCGTAGGCAAGAACGGCGCGTCGCTTTGCCTCTGCGCTGGAAAAGCCCTGTTCGGTCAGCAGGCCTCGGATGTACTCGAGACGAAGGGTCGTCGCCTGCTTCACGCGTTCGCGCACGTCGGGGTCCAGATGCACGAGCAGGGGCAACTGGCCGGGATAGTCGACCACGGTTTGCAGCGTCTTGATCAGCAAGCGATGCAGGCGCTGATGTGCATCGCCGCCCTGGGCGTCGAGATCCCGGATGACCTTGCGGGTACCGACCTCGACCCAACGCTCCAAGACCGCGTCGAGCAACTCAGCCCGCGAAGACCAGTGCCAGTATCCGGAGCCCTTGGTCGTCTCCAGCGCACTCGCCAGCGGTTCGATGGCAACGGCGTCAGGACCGCCCTGGCTCAGGGCTCGGAGCCCGGCCGCAATCCAATCCTCCCGCGTCAGTCGTTTTCGCTGGCTCATGGCCATACGGTAGCGTATGGTTCCATACATACGCTACCGTATGGTGGCGCCGAGAGGAGATGGCCCGATGAATTCAGCGCGATCCCTGAGCGAGCCCCATTTCGCGTCGATGGCTTTCGACGACATCTCAGCGCCGGACTACGCGGACGTGATCCTGGAGCCGATCCCAAGGGAGCTGGTCGACGATGACTCGGACTCACGGACGTGGGCCAGGCGCGTGTTCAGCATCCGATCCGCGCCGGCGTGGGTCGTGGCGCTGATGGGTCTCCGCCAGCTGCTAGTCGGACTTGCTGGCATCCCGCGCGGAACCCCCGACCAGTTCAGGGTCAAGGCGATTCGTGGGGATGAAGCCCTGCTCTCGGTCGACGACCCGCACCTCTCTTTCCGCGCCGCAGTGGGCGTGGATCACCAGCGACGGCTGCTGCGCGTGACGACCGTCGTGAGGCTCAACGGTTGGCGCGGACGAATCTACTTCGCACCCGTTTCCATTCTGCATCCAGTGATCCTGCGCGCCATGATGCGGCGAGCGCTGCGAAACGCGGCGAGCAGACGCAAGCCGCAATTGGATTAGCGCTACTCACCGACTCGAGCGCTTGCTATGTTCCGCTCCCACTCTCTAGGAGGAACGCGGATGGCGACGGTTGCGGTGTTGGGGATGGGGCTGTTGGGGCGAGGTTTCGCGGAGAACCTGTGCGCGAAGGGGCACACGGTGCGCGTATGGAACCGTACGGCGGACAAGTGCGCCGCCGCAGTGAAGGCCGGCGCAGAGGCGGCAGCCTCGCCGGCGGATGCCGTGCGTGGCGCGGATCGCGTGCACCTGGTCCTGGCGGCGGATGCGGCCGTGGATGCAGTGATCGAAGCGCTGCGCCCAGGCCTCGGTGATGGCGTGTACGTCGTCGATCACAGCACCAACCTGCCGGCAGGGGTCGCGAAGCGGTTCGCGCGTTTGCGCGCCGAGAGCGTGCGCTACGTCCACGCGCCGGTCTTCATGGGTCCGACCAACTCCCGCGAGGCGACGGGAATGATGCTGCTCAGCGGACCCGAAAGCGACGCGACGGCGCTTCGCAGCGCTCTCGAGTCGATGACCGGCACGCTGCTCTACTTGGGTGCGGAGCCCGACAAGGCCGCCAAGCTCAAGATCACGGGCAACGGCTTGTTGATCATGCTGACGGCCGCGATGGGGGATCTGTTCCGCATGGGCAAGGCCTCGGGGTTGACGCCCCAGGACATCTTGGCGCTTTTCGACCAGTTCTCTCCCACCGCATCGGGCATGGGGCGTCGTGCCCTGGCGGCAGGCGATGCACCCGTGGGCTTTGCCATGACCATGGCCCGAAAAGACGTGGGCTTGATGCTCCAAACGGCCGGCGCGCAGCCGCTCACGCTGCTCCCCGCCGTGGCGGCCGCAATGGACGAAGCGATCGCCGCGGGGGAAGGCGACGCAGACTTCACCACCATCGCCACGCGCTGATCGCGTCCACGCTCCACGCCGCGCGCTGACGACGTCCACACTGCCGTCGCCACGCGCTGAGGTGCGCGCGAAGCCGCGACGCGACACGTCGCACTGGACGAGCGGGGTCGCTGCGATTGGCCAATTGTGCGCGAAAAACCACCGCGCTCCGTTGGAACGCACCTTGCAGTTCGCATGCCGATGCTCAAGATTCGGCTGTCCCCCACTCTGCTCCTCGCAGGCGCGCTGCCACTGGCGGCGTGCATCGGAAGCATCGAAGAGCGCGGTGGCTCGAGCGGTGGCAAGGGCGGAACGTCAGGCCCGCAGTCGTCGCCCTCGGGTCGCGATCCTGGAAGCGTGACCCTGCACCGGCTCAACCGAGCCGAGTACGACAACACCGTGCGCGACTTGTTGGGTACCGCGCTGACGCCGGCCAAGGACTTTCCCGCCGACGATCATGGCTACGGCTACGACAACATCGCCGACGTGCTCAGCATCTCGCCCACGCAGGTGATGCTCTACGAAGCGGCGGCGGAGACCCTCGTCGATGACACGCTGAAGGCGGCGGCGGCGAGTTCGTCGAAACAGCTGATCGAAGGCGAAACGCTGACGTCGTCGGTCGGCGGCGCCACGAGCAACGCCTACAACCTGTGGAGTAACGGGGATCTGAGCGCAACGTTCTCGCTTCCCTCGGACGGCAGCTACGAGATCCGCGTTCGAGCCTGGTCCACCCAGGCCGGATCGGAACCCGCACGCATGGCCGTGCGCGTAGGCACGCAAGACCTGGGCACCTTCGACGTTCCCAACGCTTCTAGCGATCCGCTGCTCGTGAGCAAGCAGACGCAGGTGAGCGGTGGCTCGAAAACCGTCACGATCAGCTTCCTCAACGACTTCTACTCCGCACCCGACGACCGCAATCTGTACGTGGACTACATCGAGGTCGAGGGCCCCATCGGCGCCACGGGCGGCGGCAATGCGCAGCGGGATCGCATCCTGTCCTGCGATCCAGCCTCCGGGCAGGCCTGCCAACGCACCATCCTGGAGGACTTTGCCAAGCGAGCATGGCGCCGACCCGTCACCCAGGAAGAAATCGACAAGTTGCTCGCCTTCGTCGCACTGGCCCAGGCAGAGGGCGACGACGAAGAGACCGGCATCAAGCTCGCGCTGCGCGCGGTGTTGATGAGCCACAACTTCCTGTTCCGCATCGAGCTGGACGGCGCGCCAAGCAGCGGTGCGGTGCGACCGCTCAACGCCTGGGAGCTGGCATCACGCCTTTCCTACTTCCTGTGGAGTTCGATGCCTGACGATGCGCTGTTCGCAAAGGCCGAGAGCGGCGCGCTACTCGAACCCGATGTGCTCGTCGCGGAAACGCGGCGCATGCTGCAGGATCCCAAAGCCGAGGCGCTGACGGACAACTTCGCCGGTCAGTGGCTCTACACGCGCGCATTGGTCGAGCACGAGCCCGACGCGAACTACTTTTCCGGCTACGACGACGGGCTACGGGTCGCGATGGAGCAGGAGACACGCAGCTTCTTCCAGGAGTTCCTCACGCAGCCGCACCCGGTGCAAGATCTGCTGCTTGCGAATTTCGGCTTCGTGGATGGACGCCTGGCGGATCACTACGGCGTGAGCGGGGTGCAGGGCTCGTCTCCGCAGCGTGTCACCTTCGACGACCCCTTGCGTGGCGGCCTCCTCGGTCAGGCCAGCGTGCTCACCATCACCAGCTATCCCACGCGCACCTCCCCAGTGAAGCGCGGGCGCTGGGTGCTGGCGCAGCTGTTGTGCGACAAGCCGCCGGACCCGCCGCCGGGCGTCGAAGCAGAGATCGACCCGTCGCCGCCGGTGGGGACGACTCAGAAGGACTTGTTGGCCAAGCATCGTGAAGATCCGACGTGCGCCAGCTGCCACAGCCGAATGGACCCCATCGGCATTGCGCTGGAAAACTTCGACGGCATCGGTCGCTATCGCAGCGAAGACAACGGCTCCGCGGTCGACCCCACCGCGGAGCTGCCCGACGGAACCGCGTTGAACGGCCCTCAATCCCTGGCCAAAGCCGTGGCCAACGACGACCGCTTCCGCAGCTGCGTGCTCGAGCAGATGTTCACCTACGCCCTGGGCCGCGGCCGCGCCACGACGGACCTACCCTACTTCGATGAGATGCTGAAGAACCTGGGGCAAGGCTACAACCTGCAACAAGCCATCGAGCAAATCGTGCTGAGCGAACCGTTCCGGATGCGGCGCGCGGAAGGAGGCAACCAGTGACCCGCCGATCGAGCCCCTGGGGCAAGC
The nucleotide sequence above comes from Polyangiaceae bacterium. Encoded proteins:
- a CDS encoding AAA family ATPase; the encoded protein is MVRPFGRLYDGMLQAHLQNLRQMAFVTGARQVGKTTTCRAQGSHYLSWDDTDDRRNILKGPAQVASVLALERLSDAAPVVVFDELHKHRRWRVFLKGFFDKFGDRCRVIVTGSSRFDIFRRGGDSLMGRYFLYRMHPLSVGELVRTTPPESAMLVAPPARLPSAKLMALQEHGGFPEPFLHADPAFSRRWRRLRTEQLVRHDLRDLTQIADIDRVATLVELLSNSSATQLNYASLARDLDASVDSIRRWISTLSAMYLGFSVRPWFRNVKKALRKEPRWFLTDWSMVKEPGPRAETLTACHLLKAVQTWTDLGLGDFELRYLRDKAKREVDFAIIRDGEPWFLVEVKRSETVLSPHLAHFQAQTGAAHAFQAVMDLPHVARDCFERRDPCVVPLWTLLSQLP
- a CDS encoding helix-turn-helix domain-containing protein, which translates into the protein MSQRKRLTREDWIAAGLRALSQGGPDAVAIEPLASALETTKGSGYWHWSSRAELLDAVLERWVEVGTRKVIRDLDAQGGDAHQRLHRLLIKTLQTVVDYPGQLPLLVHLDPDVRERVKQATTLRLEYIRGLLTEQGFSSAEAKRRAVLAYATYLGLVQLRVSVPTTVPKSRAALAELTESLLAAVAG
- a CDS encoding DUF2867 domain-containing protein, giving the protein MNSARSLSEPHFASMAFDDISAPDYADVILEPIPRELVDDDSDSRTWARRVFSIRSAPAWVVALMGLRQLLVGLAGIPRGTPDQFRVKAIRGDEALLSVDDPHLSFRAAVGVDHQRRLLRVTTVVRLNGWRGRIYFAPVSILHPVILRAMMRRALRNAASRRKPQLD
- a CDS encoding NAD(P)-binding domain-containing protein; the encoded protein is MATVAVLGMGLLGRGFAENLCAKGHTVRVWNRTADKCAAAVKAGAEAAASPADAVRGADRVHLVLAADAAVDAVIEALRPGLGDGVYVVDHSTNLPAGVAKRFARLRAESVRYVHAPVFMGPTNSREATGMMLLSGPESDATALRSALESMTGTLLYLGAEPDKAAKLKITGNGLLIMLTAAMGDLFRMGKASGLTPQDILALFDQFSPTASGMGRRALAAGDAPVGFAMTMARKDVGLMLQTAGAQPLTLLPAVAAAMDEAIAAGEGDADFTTIATR
- a CDS encoding DUF1592 domain-containing protein, encoding MPMLKIRLSPTLLLAGALPLAACIGSIEERGGSSGGKGGTSGPQSSPSGRDPGSVTLHRLNRAEYDNTVRDLLGTALTPAKDFPADDHGYGYDNIADVLSISPTQVMLYEAAAETLVDDTLKAAAASSSKQLIEGETLTSSVGGATSNAYNLWSNGDLSATFSLPSDGSYEIRVRAWSTQAGSEPARMAVRVGTQDLGTFDVPNASSDPLLVSKQTQVSGGSKTVTISFLNDFYSAPDDRNLYVDYIEVEGPIGATGGGNAQRDRILSCDPASGQACQRTILEDFAKRAWRRPVTQEEIDKLLAFVALAQAEGDDEETGIKLALRAVLMSHNFLFRIELDGAPSSGAVRPLNAWELASRLSYFLWSSMPDDALFAKAESGALLEPDVLVAETRRMLQDPKAEALTDNFAGQWLYTRALVEHEPDANYFSGYDDGLRVAMEQETRSFFQEFLTQPHPVQDLLLANFGFVDGRLADHYGVSGVQGSSPQRVTFDDPLRGGLLGQASVLTITSYPTRTSPVKRGRWVLAQLLCDKPPDPPPGVEAEIDPSPPVGTTQKDLLAKHREDPTCASCHSRMDPIGIALENFDGIGRYRSEDNGSAVDPTAELPDGTALNGPQSLAKAVANDDRFRSCVLEQMFTYALGRGRATTDLPYFDEMLKNLGQGYNLQQAIEQIVLSEPFRMRRAEGGNQ